The proteins below come from a single Lodderomyces elongisporus chromosome 3, complete sequence genomic window:
- the CDC45 gene encoding DNA replication initiation factor cdc45 (BUSCO:EOG0926129I): MYITPNQYYSAYRDLKRTSLSHSTCKLVIFVSCLDVDSLCAAKMFSMLLKKELIQYQLLPVLGYNDLKAHYNKLDYDVANVVLIGCGAMLDVENFLDINPEELLTEDSFANGNAATDNLDLAHSLRNYSRKIYVIDGNRQWNLDNLFGSDVVICFDDGYVEGNLQEEKKAYEALSVESDDDDDDEEEEEEEDPEDSELSENETSGGDTEADEEAAINSDDSEFTVARKRKLQERSAKSLKRRRRKEQSSYEDVVRAYYNQGSTIGTANTITVYALLTAIGETNLESLWIAIIGTSSLDSHYPEIYDKLQPLLKEEVMRLNPNHESTKKRADHTMLRVERDYHLFLLRHWTLYDAFFYSSQVNSKLNLWTDEGKKRLHKLFAKMGVSLAVAQQKWLYMDTKVKRQLPIIFRRYLPIYGLEGIVREGFIKTYGYTGSLSAMECVEALSALLELDEKFIHDSAKLNEEDNRLIDNEEERIRRRMRRKESSWLNNFWSAWDALNVNKSLTNTTSNSTFTKLKGSELLFRGLEYAKNLQQITFRTGMSLLERKMIKNLKLYRLCVLNDGAVPDLEIFINPLMLSKLGSWLIENLAELDFINGNHSLKPLVVASLDASSDTYLVIGMAPRYPRGMSASEKAKLLQETKNDRITAESMTTRLNTFSVAFQQLSQTSGAKVRVDSFNSSVIEIRKDDLAPFLEKLTLSGLV, from the coding sequence ATGTACATCACGCCAAATCAATACTATAGTGCCTATCGGGATCTAAAGCGAACATCACTTTCGCACTCGACATGTAAATTAGTCATCTTTGTATCGTGCTTGGACGTTGACTCGCTATGTGCCGCCAAGATGTTTAGCATGTTGCTCAAGAAGGAGCTTATACAATACCAGTTACTACCAGTGCTCGGATACAATGACTTGAAAGCACATTACAATAAGTTAGATTACGATGTTGCAAATGTGGTCTTGATAGGTTGCGGAGCAATGTTGGATGTCGAAAACTTTCTTGATATCAACCCCGAGGAACTACTCACTGAGGACTCTTTTGCTAATGGCAATGCTGCTACTGATAATCTAGACTTGGCACATTCATTGAGAAACTACTCAAGAAAGATATATGTCATTGATGGGAATAGGCAGTGGAACTTGGACAATTTGTTTGGGTCTGATGTGGTGATTTGTTTTGATGATGGGTATGTCGAGGGAAACCTTcaggaggaaaagaaagcatATGAGGCATTATCAGTGGaaagtgatgatgatgatgatgatgaagaagaggaagaggaggaagatcCAGAAGATTCAGAGTTGAGCGAGAATGAAACGTCTGGTGGAGACACAGAGGCTGATGAGGAAGCAGCTATCAATTCAGATGACTCTGAGTTTACGGTTgcaagaaagaggaaattgCAAGAACGACTGGCAAAGCTGCTAAAGAGACGTCGTAGAAAAGAGCAGTCCTCATATGAGGATGTTGTGCGTGCATACTACAATCAAGGATCAACTATAGGCACAGCCAATACCATTACAGTATATGCATTACTCACGGCAATTGGTGAGACCAATTTGGAGAGCCTTTGGATTGCAATCATTGGAACCTCCTCTTTGGATAGCCATTATCCCGAGATTTACGACAAATTACAGCCATTACTCAAGGAAGAAGTTATGAGATTGAATCCAAACCATGAGTCGACCAAAAAACGAGCAGACCATACAATGCTAAGAGTAGAGAGAGATTAccatttgtttcttctacGGCACTGGACTCTTTACGATGCATTTTTCTACTCGAGTCAAGTCAATTCCAAACTCAATTTGTGGACTGATGAAGGTAAAAAAAGGCTTCATAAGCTATTTGCCAAGATGGGGGTCTCGCTAGCAGTAGCACAACAAAAATGGCTTTACATGGATACCAAGGTCAAGAGACAACTACCCATCATTTTCCGGAGATACCTTCCCATTTATGGTCTCGAAGGTATTGTGCGAGAAGGGTTTATTAAAACTTATGGGTATACGGGCCTGCTTTCAGCAATGGAATGCGTTGAGGCACTAAGTGCATTGCTTGAGTTGGACGAAAAGTTTATCCACGACTCTGCCAAATTGAACGAAGAAGACAATAGACTAATTGATAACGAGGAAGAGAGAATACGCAGGAGGATGCGACGAAAAGAGTCATCGTGGCTTAATAACTTTTGGTCTGCGTGGGACGCATTAAATGTCAACAAGTCGCTCACCAACACCACGAGTAATTCCACATTCACTAAGCTCAAAGGTAGCGAGTTGCTTTTCCgagggttggagtatgctAAAAACTTGCAGCAAATCACTTTCCGAACAGGAATGTCGCTTTTGGAGAGGAAGATGATCAAGAACCTCAAACTCTATAGACTATGTGTATTGAACGATGGTGCTGTTCCCGATTTGGAGATATTTATCAACCCACTCATGTTGTCGAAGTTGGGTTCATGGCTTATTGAAAACTTGGCGGAACTCGATTTTATAAATGGGAACCATTCTTTGAAACCTTTGGTGGTGGCGAGCTTGGATGCTAGCAGCGATACGTACTTGGTGATTGGTATGGCACCTCGATATCCTCGTGGAATGAGTGCGTCGGAGAAGGCAAAGTTGTTGCAGGAGACCAAAAATGATAGGATTACCGCCGAGTCCATGACCACTAGACTCAACACATTTAGTGTTGCCTTTCAACAATTGTCGCAAACTTCAGGTGCAAAAGTGCGTGTTGATAGTTTCAACAGTTCAGTAATTGAAATCCGGAAGGATGATTTGGCGCCATTTTTGGAGAAATTGACACTCAGCGGGCTCGTCTAG